A part of Rhodamnia argentea isolate NSW1041297 chromosome 8, ASM2092103v1, whole genome shotgun sequence genomic DNA contains:
- the LOC115752870 gene encoding ATP-dependent zinc metalloprotease FTSH 6, chloroplastic: MSPALSLSLSHLPLCKSQDSIPKESPHLRISSTAQNPCRKSSSDTNVSRRKLFSTAASTVLGLGTSGPGPVRAEPVSPIESASSRMSYTRFLQYLDEGAVRKVDLFENGTVAIAEIYNPALDKVQRVKVQLPGLPQELLRKMKDRNVDLAAHPMEVSMWPAILDLLGNLAFPLLLLGSLLLRSSSSNNPAGPNLPFGLGRSKAKFQMEPNTGITFDDVAGVDEAKLDFQEIVEFLRMPEKFAAVGAKIPKGVLLVGSPGTGKTLLAKAIAGEAGVPFFSLSGSEFIEMFVGVGASRVRDLFNKAKANSPCLVFIDEIDAVGRQRGTGIGGGNDEREQTLNQLLTEMDGFSGNRGVIVIAATNRPEILDSALLRPGRFDRQVSVGLPDIKGREEILKVHSKNKKLDKDVSLSVIAMRTPGFSGADLANLMNEAAILAGRRGKEKITLKEVDDSIDRIVAGMEGTTMVDGKSKMLVAYHEVGHAICATLTPGHDPVQKVTLIPRGQARGLTWFLPGEDPTLISKQQLFARIVGGLGGRAAEEVVFGEPEITTGAAGDLQQITQIARQMVTTYGMSEIGPWALTDPTVQSSDVVLRMLSRNSMSEKLADDIDSSVKKIIDNAYEVAKAHVRKNREAIDKIVELLLEKETLTGDEFRAILSEFTDVPIYNTRTPVREMIEA; encoded by the exons ATGTCACCTGCGCTgtccctgtctctctctcacctCCCTCTGTGCAAATCCCAAGACAGCATCCCAAAGGAGAGTCCCCATCTCAGGATCAGCTCCACTGCCCAAAACCCATGTCGGAAATCTTCTTCCGACACCAACGTCAGCAGGAGGAAGCTGTTCTCAACTGCAGCTTCAACAGTTCTTGGCCTAGGAACTTCTGGTCCTGGGCCTGTGAGAGCAGAGCCCGTGAGCCCCATCGAGTCCGCCTCGAGCAGGATGTCCTACACCAGGTTCCTGCAGTACCTGGACGAAGGCGCCGTGAGGAAGGTGGACTTGTTCGAGAATGGGACCGTCGCCATTGCGGAGATCTACAACCCCGCCCTGGACAAGGTCCAGAGGGTGAAGGTTCAGCTACCAGGGCTCCCGCAGGAGCTGCTCAGGAAGATGAAGGACAGGAACGTTGACTTGGCGGCTCATCCTATGGAGGTCAGCATGTGGCCGGCGATCCTCGATCTGTTGGGGAACTTGGCTTTCCCGTTGCTACTCCTAGGGAGTTTGCTGTTGAGGAGCTCGTCTTCGAACAATCCTGCAGGACCCAATTTGCCCTTCGGACTTGGAAG AAGCAAGGCCAAGTTTCAGATGGAACCGAACACAGGAATCACATTTGACGATGTGGCCGGGGTCGACGAGGCAAAGCTGGACTTCCAGGAGATTGTGGAGTTCTTGAGGATGCCGGAGAAGTTCGCAGCCGTGGGAGCGAAGATCCCCAAAGGAGTTCTTTTAGTAGGGTCACCGGGGACGGGGAAGACCTTGTTGGCCAAGGCCATTGCAGGAGAAGCTGGGGTCCCTTTCTTTTCGCTGTCTGGGTCAGAGTTCATCGAGATGTTTGTCGGCGTAGGTGCTTCGAGGGTACGAGACCTGTTCAACAAGGCGAAGGCGAATTCCCCTTGCTTGGTCTTCATTGATGAGATAGATGCTGTCGGGAGGCAGAGAGGGACTGGGATTGGAGGAGGAAATGATGAGAGAGAGCAAACACTAAATCAGTTGCTCACGGAGATGGATGGTTTTAGTGGGAACCGTGGAGTGATTGTAATCGCGGCAACAAATCGTCCCGAAATCCTCGATTCCGCCTTGCTCAGGCCAGGAAGGTTTGATAGACAG GTAAGTGTTGGACTGCCAGATATAAAGGGAAGGGAAGAGATACTGAAGGTGCAcagcaaaaacaagaagctgGACAAGGACGTCTCTCTCAGTGTGATTGCCATGCGAACGCCGGGATTCAGTGGTGCTGACCTGGCGAATCTAATGAACGAGGCCGCAATTCTTGCCGGGAGGAGAGGCAAAGAAAAGATCACGCTGAAGGAGGTCGATGACTCGATCGACCGCATTGTGGCTGGAATGGAAGGAACCACAATGGTGGATGGAAAGAGCAAAATGTTGGTCGCATATCACGAAGTTGGTCACGCTATCTGCGC AACATTGACGCCAGGACATGACCCGGTACAGAAAGTCACTCTAATTCCCAGAGGCCAAGCTCGAGGTCTCACGTGGTTTTTGCCTGGCGAGGATCCTACCCTTATTTCCAAACAGCAGTTATTTGCAAGAATCGTCGGAGGTCTAGGTGGCCGAGCCGCCGAGGAAGTCGTATTTGGAGAACCAGAAATCACCACTGGCGCAGCTGGAGACTTGCAACAGATCACTCAGATAGCGAGACAG ATGGTAACAACGTATGGTATGTCCGAAATTGGGCCATGGGCGTTGACCGATCCAACAGTGCAAAGCAGTGATGTTGTCCTGAGGATGCTATCAAGAAACTCCATGTCGGAGAAACTGGCAGACGACATTGACTCATCAGTCAAGAAGATCATTGACAATGCATATGAGGTCGCCAAGGCACATGTAAGGAAAAATCGGGAGGCCATTGACAAGATAGTGGAGCTGCTCCTAGAGAAGGAGACCCTTACAGGAGATGAATTCAGAGCGATACTTTCGGAATTTACAGATGTTCCAATCTACAACACTAGGACTCCTGTTAGGGAGATGATTGAGGCCTAG
- the LOC115752903 gene encoding pentatricopeptide repeat-containing protein At2g36730, producing MVPLPISTTSTIFPVKILNSNSNFVSIKHKLITFLKRSSSIKHITQIHAQILVSGLLSDAFLARELIRLCSLSSSTKCLRYARLMVEHVEISTPSPWNILIRGFASNDSPREALRVYLGMRQQGIRPNEHTYPFVLKSCAALTVLRQGRQVHGEVCKFGLERNVYVQNALISFYGSCKKIWNACKVFDGMSLRSVVSWNAVLTACIENLRIADGIEYFVEMRNCGFEPDETTMVVVLSACVELGNLSLGKWVHSQVIERGMILNCQLGTALVDMYAKCGAVRCATFVFDRMGERNVWTWSAMILGLAQHGFANEALRLFSNMMESTSVRPNFVTFLGVLCACSHAGLVDEGYKFFHKMQYVHGIKPMMVHYGAMADILGRAGRLGEAYSFITRIPIETDSVVWRTLLSAYNIHDVEDKSGLGSEVLKRLLELEPRRGGNFIMVANMYAEAGMWEKAAKTRRDMKNKGVKKIAGESCLELGGSVYKFYSGNDSRDDYEDTFHMLEDLSVHMKMVNEL from the coding sequence ATGGTTCCCCTCCCAATCTCGACCACCAGCACCATTTTCCCGGTGAAGATCCTCAACAGTAATTCAAATTTCGTTTCCATTAAGCACAAGCTGATCACATTCTTGAAGCGCTCTTCTTCCATAAAGCACATCACTCAAATCCACGCCCAAATTCTAGTCTCTGGCCTCCTCAGCGACGCTTTTCTTGCCCGCGAGCTCATCCGACTCTGCTCTCTGTCTTCCTCCACTAAATGCTTGCGCTACGCTCGTTTAATGGTCGAGCACGTGGAGATCTCGACGCCCTCTCCGTGGAACATTCTGATTAGAGGTTTCGCATCGAATGATTCGCCAAGAGAGGCGTTACGGGTCTATCTTGGAATGCGGCAGCAGGGAATTAGACCGAATGAGCACACTTACCCTTTTGTCTTGAAGTCGTGCGCGGCTCTTACGGTGCTGCGACAGGGCAGGCAAGTTCATGGAGAGGTTTGCAAGTTTGGTTTGGAGAGAAACGTTTATGTTCAGAATGCTTTGATTAGCTTCTATGGATCCTGCAAGAAGATCTGGAACGCGTGCAAGGTGTTTGATGGAATGTCCCTGAGATCAGTTGTCTCTTGGAATGCTGTTCTCACTGCCTGCATTGAGAATTTGCGAATTGCTGATGGGATTGAGTATTTTGTGGAGATGAGAAACTGCGGATTTGAGCCGGATGAGACCACAATGGTGGTTGTGCTCTCTGCTTGTGTCGAGCTGGGGAACTTGAGCTTGGGCAAATGGGTTCATTCCCAAGTGATTGAAAGAGGCATGATTTTGAACTGCCAGTTGGGGACTGCCCTTGTTGACATGTATGCAAAGTGTGGCGCTGTTCGGTGCGCTACTTTTGTTTTTGACCGAATGGGGGAGAGAAATGTGTGGACTTGGAGTGCAATGATCCTGGGGCTAGCCCAACATGGCTTTGCTAATGAAGCCCTTCGGCTCTTTTCGAACATGATGGAGAGCACATCTGTACGCCCAAACTTTGTGACCTTCCTTGGAGTTCTCTGTGCTTGTAGCCATGCTGGATTAGTGGATGAGGGATATAAGTTCTTCCACAAAATGCAGTATGTTCACGGGATTAAACCAATGATGGTACATTATGGTGCTATGGCAGATATTCTGGGTCGTGCTGGGCGTCTCGGAGAGGCTTATTCTTTTATAACAAGAATACCAATCGAGACCGACTCAGTAGTATGGAGGACGCTGCTCAGTGCATACAACATTCACGACGTTGAGGACAAAAGTGGGCTGGGTAGTGAAGTACTGAAGAGGCTgcttgaattggagccgaggaGGGGCGGGAATTTCATTATGGTTGCAAACATGTATGCTGAGGCTGGGATGTGGGAGAAAGCAGCAAAAACGAGGAGAGACATGAAAAACAAAGGGGTAAAGAAGATAGCAGGGGAGAGTTGTCTCGAGTTAGGCGGCTCTGTTTATAAGTTCTATTCTGGGAATGATTCTCGGGATgattatgaagatacttttcaTATGCTTGAGGATCTAAGCGTGCACATGAAAATGGTGAATGAATTGTAA